TGCGCTGAAACGTCGCCGGCCGACCAATGGCGGATTGGCAGACGGTTTGTATCCAGCCATAGCGACCTTCGGCTTCCGCCGCCCACCATTCAATGCCCATCCCTTCCAGTCGTTCGCGGGCGGCCGTGACGGCGGCTTGGATATTCGGCGGCGGCGGCGTGTCGTCTTCCGTCACATCGTTGAGCAGCAGGCGTATGGCTTCACCTTCCGCCGCCGCATCCGCAACTCGATGGTCGGCGCGCAGTTGCTCCGCCAACGCGCCGACTTCCGCCTCGATGACTTGGGGCAACCGCCACCGCCGCACCGGGAGCGGCGGGAGCGGCCCGGCCAGTGTTTGACGGAGCGCCTCCACGCCGACGCCCTTGTTGGCGACGATGGGGATGACCGGAACGCCCAGCGCCTGCGCCAGCCGGTCAAGGTCAAAGGTCAGCCCCTTGGCCTCGGCCACATCCATCATGTTGAGCGCCAGCCAAACAGGCCGCCCCAACTCCATCGCCTGCGTCACAAGGTAAAGGTTGCGCTCCAAGTTGCTTGCGTCGGCGATGGCCAGAATGGCCTCCGGCGGCTCGGTGTCCGTTTGGCGTCCTAACACGACATCGCGCGTAATCCGTTCGTCGAGGGAGCGGGCGGAAAGGCTGTACACGCCCGGCAGATCAATGACGACGATTTCACGCTCTCCGACGGTGAAGCGCCCTTCCTTTTTCTCAACAGTGACGCCGGGGTAGTTGCCGACCTTCTGACGGAGGCCGGTCAGCGCGTTGAACAGCGTGGTCTTGCCGCAGTTAGGATTACCGACAAGCGCTAGACGGCGCGGGGCATGTGTTTCACCCACAGTCCGAACTCACAGTGCGGAAACTTCAACGGCGGCGGCTTCGTCTTTGCGCAACGACAGCCGGTAGCCGCGCAACTCCACTTCCAGCGGGTCGCCCAGCGGGGCGACGCGAATGACCTTGACCATAACGCCGGTTGTCATCCCCATCTCCTGTAGGCGCTGAACAATGGCGCGGCCGCCGCGTACGCGCTCAACGCGGGCCGTCGCTCCGACCTCCAGCGTATCGAGCGTCATGGCAAACGTTCCACAAGCACGCCCTGCGCCGTCCGGCGGTTGAGCGTCATTCGCACGCCGAGTACGGAACACACCAGCGGATCGCCGGCGGTGATGACGCGCACTTCGGCCGTCTCGCAGAGACCGCGTTCCCGCAGCGTTTCCGCGCCGGCGATGTCCAGAAGACGCGCAATTCGCACACGGTCGCCGGCGGGAACATCCGCCAGCGTCAACGGTCGGTCGGCGACCGGCGGCGAAGTGGAAGGACGTAAAGCGGCAAGCCACCGTTTCATAAGGGAATCAGCCTCAAGCCGGTCAGGTCTCACAGCCAGAAAGGCCGGCCGCCAACCGTAGGCGAATTGAAAACAGTTTTCAAGTTATTCTGTCCGGGCGCTTCGGTTGTTCCGCGCCGGGATGGTTGTCGCCGGCGTCGGAGACGCCGTGCCTTGCCTCGGCGCGCCGCGTTCGTGCCATGATGTCGCCGACGGCATACCCATCCGCCGACTTTGGGAGGAGCAACCCGCATGGCGGCGCGTAAACTCGAAGGCATGGCGCAGGCGCTTCAAATCTTTATCGGTGACGATGACATGTGGGAAACCGAACCGCTCCACCGGGCGTTGGTGCATCGCCTCCGCTTAGCTGGGGCGGCCGGTGTGACGGTGACGCGCGGACTGGCCGGCTTCGGCCTCAGCGGCCAGATTCGAGCGGCCGACCGGCTGGGCGGCGCAACCGACCTGCCGGTGGTGGTGACGGTAATTGACAAGCCGGAGCACATCTCCGGCCTGCTGCCCATTGTGGACGAAATGGTTCGAGACGGTCTTGTTGTCCGCTTCGATGTGGAGATTCTGCGCCACCGCGACGACGAGTGACGCGCTCAACCTGCCGCCGGGACGGCGACGCCGCCAAGGGTCGGCAGCGCCAATGTCACCTGAAAGCCGTCCGCCAGATTTTCGGCGGTGATGCATCCGCCATGAAGTTGAACCGCTTGCGCGGCAATCGCCAGTCCCAGACCGACGCCGCCGCTGGCTCGGTCGCGCGCCGTCTCAACCCGATAAAACGGCTTGAAAATCGCCTCCAGCGCATCGGACGGTACACCCTTGCCGTGATCCCGCACCGTGATGAGCAAGTTTCGCTCTTTGGCGTCAACCGTCACCTCAACCGACGACCCCTCCGGCGTGTGCCGAACGGCGTTGCGCATGACGTTTTCCAGCGCACGCCGGAGCAATTCCTCATCACCGAGGATGCGCTGATGGGCGGCCTCCGACGCAATCCGGCAGGTTACGGTTCGTCCAGCGGCGCGCGCTTCAAAGTCGGCGTCCGTGGCCACTTCCTGCGTCAGGGCGGCGACATCGAGCATTTTTGACTCGGCCAGCGTCGCCTCACTCTCCAAACGCGCCAGCGCCAGCAACTGCCCGACAAGCTCATCTAGCCGTTCGGCGTCGCGTTCGATACGCTCCAAGTACGGTCGGGCTTCCTCGCCGGCCTTGCGCTGAGCGAGTTCCAGCGCCACCCGCAACCGGGCCAGCGGCGACCGCAACTCGTGGGAAATATCGCCGAAAAGACGGCGTTGAGCCGTGACAAGCGACTCGATGCGTTCCGCCATAGCGTCGAAATCGCGCGCCAAGCCCCCGATTTCGTCCGTGAGACGCCCCAGTTTCGCGCCCGTTCGCGCCGCCAGATCGCCCGCCGCCAAGCGTTGCGCCGTCCGTCGCAGGCGGCCGATGGGGCGCGTCAAGTACCATGCCAACCCATAACACACCACGCCGCTACCGAGCACAAACACCACCAGCCGAATGACCCGCGCGCGCGTCCACATCGGGGGCGGCGGCAACAGATTGCGGTCAAACACGGTCGCTAGCAGGTAGCGCCGGCCGCCGGTGCCCGTCACTGGTCGCAACAAAAATGTCTTGCCGTCCACGACCGTAAAATCTTCGCGGCGCGCGCCGTCACGCCCCATCGGCCAGTCGGGCGGCGGCGCGCCGGCCAGTGGTTGGCCGCTCTCGTCAAGGAGCGCCGCTTGCAGCTTGGCCGTTTCCAGAACACGCCGCAGGTAATGCTCCACGGCCGCCGCTCCCTGTTGTTCGTACAGCAGGACGGCCGTTTCAGCGTAGAGCGTGGTCGCCGCCGTCAGTGTCCGGCGTCCGGGCCAGACGACATCCGAGGCCGTCAGCGAGCCGACCACCGTCACCAAGACAGTAAGCCCCGCCATCGCCAGCCAGAACCAGAGAAAGATTTTGATGAATAGCGTGCGCATAGGGCGCTAGGCGTGCGGACGCGGCTTGTTGGCGGACGAACACAGCGCGTAGAGATACCCGACGCCGCGCACCGACTTGATGCGCTCACTACCGTCTGCGTGTGGGCCGAGCTTTTTACGCAGGTTGCTGACGTGCATATCCACACTCCGGTCAAGCGGATGAAACGGACGTCCCAAAGCCCGCAACGACAGGTCATCGCGCGAGACGATTTGGCCGGCGTGCCGCAACAACTGCGTCAGGATGTCGAACTCCACCGAGGTGACGGCTACCGGCCGCCCGTCCTTGCGGACGCTGCGCGCGCCGCAGTCCAGTTCCAAATCGCCGACCGTCAGCTTTTCCGCCAGCAGCTCCGGCTTGGTTCGGCGCAGGATCGCCCGAATGCGGGCGACGAGTTCGCGCGGGTTGAAGGGCTTGGCGAGATAGTCATCCGCGCCGCTTTCGAGACCGATGATGCGATCGTCGTCGTCGCCGCGCGCCGTCAGCATCAGCGTCGGGACATGCGATACGGCTCGGATTCGCTTGAGGGTTTCAAAACCGTCCAGCTTTGGGAGCATGACATCGAGGATCAGCAGCGCGAACGGCTCGTTGGTCGCCCGCTTGACGCCAAGCTCGCCGTCGTGCGCCACCTCAACCGCAAAGCCTTCGGCGGCTAGATACTCCGCCACGAGTTCGCACAGTTCGGTGTCGTCGTCAACGACTAGAATCCGCTCCATAGCGTACGCGGAACACTTCAACCTCTAGCTGCTTGTTCCGCTAAGTGGTACTGGTGAACGGCCGTCAGCCGCGCCCGCGCCAGCGACGCTAACCCACGAATGAAGGCGCGGTGGCAGTTCAGCGCTGGGACGCGCCGGAAATGCGGGATGCCGACTTCACGGGCGAGCGCTTGGTACTGGATATCCAGTTCGTAGAGCGTCTCAATGTGCTCCGAGACGAAGCTGATTGGCACGGTCAAAATCTGCTCCCAGCCTTCGCGGGCAAAGCGCCGAATGGTGTCTTCCGTGGAAGGCTCTAGCCACCGCACTGGGCCAACCTTGCTCTGGAATGAAAGAAAATGCGGCGGACGGACCCCCAAGCGCCGTTCAAGCGCCGTCATCACGGCCGCGATGGTTCGTTCATGGTGGCGCAGGTAGGGATCGCCGCGCTCAACGTACTTGGTCGGAATACTGTGCGCGCTGAAAAGCAGCTGGACGGCTTCGGGACGCGGATCGGGGAAGCGCCGCATCTCGTCCACGATGAGGTCGGTCAGCGCTGCAATGTAGCCCGGCTCAGTTTCGTAGTGGGTGACGTAACTGCGCCGCATCTCGCGGACGCCGCCGTACTGATCAAAGCAGCCGATGAGTTTCTTGGCCGCCGCGCCGGTGGTCGTCACTGAAAAGTGGGGAAAAAGCGGCAGGACAACCAGATGCGTAATGCGGTCTTGAAGAATCTGCTGGAAGGTGCTTTCGATCAGCGGATGCCAGCACACCATGCCGACGTACACCCGTGCGCCGACGCCCTGCCGTGCAAGTTCGTCTTGGAGCGCCGCCGCCTGTGCCATTGTGATGCGCCGTTGCGGCGACCCGCCGCCGATCTGTTCGTACAACCGCATGGACTTCCGCCGCCGCAGCTTGGCGATGAGCCAACCGACCGGACGCTGCAACACCGGAAACGGCAGGCGGATAATAGAAGGGTCGGAGAAGAGGTTGCGCAGAAAAGGCTCGACGTCCGCCAGCTTTTCCGGGCCGCCCAGATTGAGGAGCAGCACGCCAGGGCGCGGCGGTTGGGGACGCTTGAAAGCTCGAATGTTCATGGTTGACGGCGGCTTTAGGCGATCACAGTAATGAATGGGGGCAAGCTACGCGACTATACGCGGCCGACCGCCAAACGCCAAGCCGCGCGTGCGTATGAAAGCGTACGCAGACGTTTAGAACGGACTCATCAGCACGTCGCCCAGTTCAACGTAGACGTTTTTGACCTGCGTGTAGTGGCGCAGCGCCTCGGCCCCGCCTTCGCGCGCATTGCCGCTTTGTTTGTAGCCGCCAAACGGCGCATGCGGGAAAAAGATGTTGTGGTTGTTGATCCACACCTGCCCGACGCGGAGTGATTTCATCAGGTTCAGCCCGCGTTTGATGTCGCGTGTCCAAACCGACGCCGCCAGCCCGTAGATTGAATCGTTCGCCTGAGCTACGGCGTCGTCTTCGTCCTCAAAGGGGATAACGGCGGCGACAGGGCCGAAGATTTCTTCGCGGGCGATCCGCATGTCGTTGCGAGCATCGGCGAAAACAGTTGGGCGCAGGTAGTTGCCGGTCTCCGGCAGGTTCGTCGGGCGGACGCCGCCCGTCACCAATCGCGCGCCTTCCCTGCGTCCCAGCTCAATGTAGCTCAACACTTTTTCATACTGGGCGCGGGTGACGAGCGGCCCGTTGTTGGTGGCTTCATCCAGCGGATGCCCGACCACCAGCCGGTCGGCCGCGGCTGCGAAACGGTCGAGAAATTCGTCATAGACACTGCGGTGGACAAACAAGCGGGTGCTCGCCGTACAGGTTTGGCCGGAGTTGTAAAACGTCCCCATCAGCGCGCCCGTCACAGCGAGGTCAAGATCGGCGTCCGGGCAGATGATGAAGGGCGATTTGCCGCCAAGTTCAAGCAGGACGCGCTTGAGCGTCCCAGCAGCGGCTCGGCTGACCAACTTACCGGTCTCTGTCCCGCCAGTGAGTGAAATCAAATCTACGTCGGGATGTTCCAGCAGGTAGGCGGCTACGTCGTGTCCGGGTTCGGTGATGATGTTGAGAACACCGTCGGGAAGGCCGGCCGCTGTACATAGTTCGCCCAGCTTTAGCGCCGTCAACGGCGTCGCCGGCGAGGGCTTGAGCACCATGCTGTTGCCGGCGGCGAGCGCCGGTGCGATTTTGAAGGCGGCCAGCGCCAGCGGGTAGTTGTTCGGCGCAAAGCCGACGCAGACGCCGATTGGCTCGCGGAGCGTAAAATCCAAGCCGGCGGCCGGCACGGGAATCGTCTCGCCGTAGATTTTGTCGGCCCAGCCGGCGAAGTGCCGAAAGGTGTCAATGACGACTGGGATTTCAAGGGCGCGCGCGTAACCAGCCGGTTTTCCCTGATCGCTTGCTTCGAGTTGGGCGAAGTCTTCCAAATGCGCTTCAAGCAAGTCGGCGATGCGGTTGAGCACTTTGGCGCGCATTGAGCCGTCGGCGTTGCGCCACGTTCCAAGTTCAAACGCGGCGCGCGCTGCCTGCACGGCGCGTTCGGCGTCGGCGATGGAAGCGTGCGGAACGGCGGCGAGAGGGCGGCCGTCAGCGGGCGACAGCGTATGAAACACACGGCCACCTTCGGCGGCGACAAGTTGGCCGTCAATGAGCATGCGGTAGGTCGGGACGGCGTCGGTCGCCGTCGCCGACGCGACGGTGGATGAAGTGGACATAACCAGGACATCCCCTTGGGTTGAGTTGGAAGTCGAAGGGTACGCTGTGCGTATCGGTCGAGCAAGCCGAACGGCCGCGGATAGCGCCTAAGCCGACCTCATTCGCCTTCACGCCACCGCCGTTTGACCCACTTGGCAATGCTCGGCCAGACGACCTCGACGGCGCTTTTCCCGATGGACAACCCATGATGCCCGCCGTTGACAGCCAACAGCTCTTTTTCCCGACTTCCCACCAGCGACATCAGCGCTTCCGATGACGCGCGCGGCACGACATCATCGTGGTTGGCGACGACATTCAACAGCGGTACGGTAATCTGTTCCAACTTAACCGTTCGCCGTCCGAGCTTGAGCCGTCCCTGCACCAGTTGGTTTTCCTGATAGCACCACTTCACAAACTGCCGAAACGTCTCACCCGGCAGCGACACCACGTCGTTGACCCAGTAATCAAAGGCCAGAAAGGTTTCAACGAAATCCTCGTTGTCGGCGTGCTGAAGCAAGTCCACGTACTTGGTGATGTTCTTCGTGGGCTTCATCATCATAAAGGTGGACTGCAAAAGCCGTTCTGGCGGATTGCCGAAGGTGTCCACGAGTTTGTCCACGTCAAAGTATTCGCGGCGCGTCCATAGGTTGAGGATGGCGTCGTTGTTGAAGTCCACGGGCGTCGCCAGCAGCACCAGTCCCCGGACACGCGCCGGATGCAACGCTGTGTACATCAGCGAGAGTGTTCCGCCCATGCAGTAGCCGAGCAGGATGACTTGCTCCGCGCTGGCGTCGGCGCAGACAGCCTCAACCGCGTGCTGTAAATACTGGTTGACGTGGTGAGCGAGTGTGAGCCGCGCGTCGCCAGCATCAGGAACGCCCCAGTCAATCATGTAGACTGGAACGCCTTCGCCAGCGAGATAGGCGACGAAACTTTTTCCCGGCGTCAGGTCAAGAATGTAGTACTTGTTGATGAGCGAGTTGACAATCAGAACCGGCCCTGGCCGCCGCCGCAACCGTTTGGGCGCAGGCGGGTAGCCAAGAACGCGCATTTTGTTTTCCTGATACACCGTCTGCGATGGCGTTGGAGCAATGTTAGGTTTTTGCCCAAGGCGGCTTAGCAAGCGCGTGATGTGCGCCAGTTGCGTCATGGTCAAGGGGGCGTTTTTCGTTTTTGGTTGGGTTTTGTAAAGGCTAATCGGCTTTGGTTTTGCGATGCAAGACGCATCGCCTTAGGCACACACGCTCCCAGCTGAAAGCTTGGAAAGCGCGTACGGATCAGCGCTCACGAATCAGCGCAGCTACGGCACGGAGACGGGCGGTGGTTTGGGCTGTCCGTCCCAGTTCCCAATCAACGGCATGTCCCCCGGCACGCCATAGTTCACCGAATGTCCGGCGGCCACCCGTGCGCGACGTCCGCAACTGAGGCCGCATCGTCAAGCCAAGGCTTACAAAGGTTCATAGAAGATTCTGACCGGTATGACGGCGTAAGCGACATCCGTACCCTAAAAACGACCAGTTTTCCTAGGGGGCCAACAGGCATAAGGTGACTGGAAGCGGCCAGTGTGTGGTTCGGTTGGCGTCTGTGGGAATCGTGCTATGTTTGCTTTGCGCCGGCGCGCCGAACGCCGTGACTTTCCGGTGACCGAGGCCCCTCTCGTGAGCAAACACAAAGCCAAAGACGAAAAACCCAAAGAAGAAAAACTCAAGGGCAAACGTCGTAAAAGCGCTGCGCCGACGATCTTTGAAAACGTCGTCGAGCAGGCGACCGAACGGTGGGAGCAACTTGTTCACAACCCAAGGTTCGCCGCCGCGCTGGCGACGGCGCTCGAACAGCCTGTGAACCTTGCCCACCGGGTACAGGAGTTGGTCAGCGTTAGTTTGCGCACGATGAACATCCCAACCCGTGAGGATTACAAGAAACTGAGTCGGCAGCTTGACGCTATCGCCGATCAACTGGATGCTATCCGTGACCGCCTTGAGGCGTTGACCGAACAAACGCCTACGTCGGTACCGCCAGCGTACGGCGCCGAGAAGGCGCGCTCTAAGGGAGGCGGACATTCGCGCAAGAAGAAAGGGCTATCTGCACCGGCTGGCAGCGCCGACGCCGATGCCTGATCAAGGCCGCTAGATGAGCATGCGTCCTCTGTGTCGTCCACCCGCGCTGACGTGGACTCTCTGGCTGCTAGCGATTGGAGTAAGCGGCAGCGCTTACGGGTTGCGTGCGCTGGCGGAACGTCAACCAGTATGGGTCGAGACAATTTACGCCCGGCGGCTGTATCCACGGCTGGCGTCTTGGGTCTCTGCCCCAGCCCGGCTGGTTTCGTTTTCCCTCGCCGAATGTCTGCTGAGCATGCTGTTAGCGGGCGGCTGTGGGCTTCTTCTGTGGGCGCTCTGGAAAGGGCGTCGCCGGCGGCCGCGACTGACCATTCTGCTAGGACGCGGCGTGCCGGTCATGATTTTGGCCTGCGGACTGGGGACACACATCTTTTTACTGCTGTTCGGCTACCACTACGCCCGGCCTGCTGTCCAGAACACTTTTGGGTTGACGCCGCCGCCGCCCAATCCGGTTGCTCTAGAACAGTTCGCGCGCCTCTGCATTGAGCGGGCTAACGCCGAACTGGCCGCCGCCGCGCCGGAGATGGATGCCGAACAAGGCAGCCGTCTCCCTTTGTCGCCAACGCAGCTTGCCGACTTGCTGACGGAAAGTTTTCGCCGCTGCCCTGAATTGGCCTATCTAGCCGACCTTCAGTTGGCGCCGCCCAAAGCGCCGTGGTCATCGCGACTGATGGCGCGCGCCGGCATCGCCGGCATTTTCATTCCCTTCACGGGTGAGCCGCACTACGACGCCAACCAGCCGGCCGCGAGCTTGCCGTTCACTATCGCGCATGAAATGGCTCATCAGCGCGGTTTCGCTTTCGAAAGCGAGGCTAACTTCGTCGCCGCCGTCGTGTGCATTCGGTCAAACCACCCATATGTTCGATATAGCGGCTGGGCCGGAGCTGCCCGCTACGCCTTGCGCGACTTGGCGCGGACGCCGGAGCGATACCGGACGGTTGCGGCGCTGGCCAGCGATGGACTCCGCGCCGATTGGCGGGCGCAGGAGCGCTACTGGTTGCGTCATGCTTCGGGGCGACTAGCCCGCGTGTCGGCGCGCATCAACCACGCCTACCTTCAAGTGAACGGTGTAGCGTCCGGCCTTGCCAACTACGGTGAAGTCACCGGCTGGCTGCTAGCCTGGCAAGCGGCTGAAAAGACGTAGTTCGTCAACGTGTTCCTCGCAAGGCGTCACCTTGGCTTGAGGTTTGGCGTTGGCGCAGCGACACCTGTGGAGCAGTTTGCCTTGCAGGTCGCTGCTGAAGCCAACCCACCGGCGTTCGTCGCACTCGCCGCCTGCCAAACCGTTGACGCGATTCACTAGGGCGTCGCTCCACTTACTCGGAAACTGGTTCTAAACAAACGGTCTAAATCGTAATCGCGCGCGCCGCCCGCAAAGCGCGTTCACGGGTCTCTGCGAGGTCATCCCCCAGCGCTGTGACATGACCCATCTTACGGCCTGGACGCGACGCCTTCTTGCCGTACAGATGAACCGTCACGCCCGGCACTTGCAGTGCAGTTTCCAGTCCGATAGGACGCGCCGGCGCATCGAACCCGCCCAGCAAATTGACCATGACCGCCACCGGCGACCGCATACGCGGTGAACCCAGCGGTAAGTCGAGCCCAGCCCGAACGTGATTTTCAAACTGCGACGTTTCACACGCCTCAATCGTGTAGTGACCTGAATTATGTGGACGCGGCGCAATCTCGTTGATGAGCACCTCTCCGTCGTTGAGCAAGAACAGTTCAATGCCGAAGATGCCGACGCCCGCAATTGCTTCCAGCACTCGCCGGGCTAACGCCGTGACAGACGCCGCTGTCGCCTCCGATATGGCGGCCGGCGCCAACACCGTATGGCACACATGCGCATGCTGGATGGTTTCAACCACTGGATAGATCACCTCTTCGCCGCGTCGGTTGCGTACGGCCATGACGGCGAGTTCCTTGGTGAAGGGGACAAACTCTTCAGCCATCAGAGAACTCCCGCGCTTGCGCAGTTTCTCAAAAGCCGGCGCAATATCGGCCGCGCTGCGAATGAGTTCGTTCCCGTAGCCGTCATAACCGTTTGTCCGGCACTTGAGCACTAACGGCAGGCCAAACCGCCGGCTGACTTCCAGCACTTCGTCCGGGGAATCAGTCGCCGCAAAGCGTGGGACGGGCAATCCTGCCTGCGCTAGCGCCGTTTTTTGGGCAAATTTGTCCTGAACCAGCGCAATCGTGTGCGAAGACGGCGCGACCCGCGGCTTCCCCGTCGCCTCCAAGTAGCGCAAAATGTCGGGCGCAATAAACTCGTTCTCAAGTAAGACAGCGTCGGCGTAGGCTGCAACTGTGTCAAGCAGTTCTAGGGATGACCAATCCCCGATGAAGCGTTCAGTCGCCGTTAGTAGGGCAGGGCTATCGTCCCCCGGCCGCGCGACAATTCCCACTTCACATCCTAGCCGGTACGCCGCATAAGCCGACATCCGCGCCAGTTGGCCGCCGCCCAAAATGGCGATCCGCTGCGTCATACTGCGCGCTGCTCCGCTCACACATCAAGATCAACCACTACGGGCGCGTTGACGAGGCGGTAACGCAGATTGCAAAGCGCCGCGTTGACGAACTCCGTGGTGCCGCGTCGGACGCGCCCGTAGGCTTCGTGAATGTGCCCGAAAACATGCAGGCGCGGCGCGATGCGCTCTACCACGGCGCGTAGTTCCCCACACCCCACCCGCCAACCAAACTGCGTCCGGTCAAGGATGTCATAGGGCGGTGTGTGCGTAATGAGTACGTCCGTGTCTTCGGGAATCAACTCCCACTTCTCACGCAGCGCCGACTTCTTCCAGAGATTGAACGCGCCGTTCATAAACCACGGCTGCCACGGACTGCCGTAGAACTTCAAACCACAGACCGTCGCCGCGCTGTCCATGAGGTACACGGCGTTTTCTAACAACGCCGCCGGCCCGTTCCCGTTTTCCTGCGCGCAATGGTCATGGTTGCCGGCTATGACAAACTTGTATGGATGCGGTTGCCGCTTCAGAAAAGCGTCAAACAAATGCAGTTCGTCCATGGTACCACGGCGGGTGAAGTCACCGGCGTGGATGAGAACGTCCCCCTCCGGCACTTTGAAGTCGTGGTTGCCGTGGGTATCGCTGATGACAACGATGCGCACAGACATAGCCTTTCACCTCAAGCTGCGGCCGCCCGGCTTGGCGGCGCGGGCGACCAAAGGTGTATAAGGCCACAATACCGCACTGCCGCTGGCGGATGAACGCGAAAAAAATCCCGTCCGCATCACCGACGCGGACGGGAGAGCCAACGCGCCAAGCCGCCGCCCCTTAGGCGTAAGCCGGTCGAAACTGCCGGGCGCTGCGCAGGAAGTCCGGCGGCAGTGGCTCTGGGAAACGGTGTTTGATGATGCTGCGGAAGCGCAGATTGGAAATAGTCGCCAGCAGCTTGCGTTGGGCATGCGAACGCGGCGACAAAACCCGCTTGTAGATGGACGACACCGAATAAAATCGCTCGAAAGCGAACTGGAGCAGTCGCCGGGTTTCTTCAGGGTCCGCCCCCTCCCGCACCCAGACGACTTCCTCGCCGGTGTACCGATCCCAATCCGTATGCAGGAGCTTGTCCTTCGTTCTTTGGTATAGAGCCGTGCCGGGAAAAGGCGTCATCACCGAGAAAATCGCCGTCTCGACATTGCAGCGTTCGAGTTCCCTGATGGTCTCCAACGTACTTTCAATCGTCTCCTCCTCAAAACCAAAGAGAATGCCAACATCCACGGCGATGCCGTTCCGATGGAAGAGACGAATGAGTTCCTCGTACTTCTCCGGCCGGTTGAACTTCTTGTTGACGGAGGCAAGTTCATTCGGGTGGATGCTCTCAATGCCAATGAACGCGCGCCGACAGCCCGATTTGGCCGCCAACTCGACTAACTCCGGGCGTTTGATGGTCTGGGTGTCAAAAAACCCGAACCAGCTCAACTTCCGTTTTGCTAGCGTCTTGAACAGGGTCGCCGCCGCATCGGGATTGACAATGAGGTTATCGTCGGCGATGGAGAAAAACTCTGCTCCGTAAGCGTCAATTTCACGCAACAAATGCGCCGGATCGCGGTAGCGCATCTTGCCGCCTGCGAACACTGGAACGGTGCAGAAATCGCACTTGTGCGGGCAGCCGCGCGAAGTCTGAATGCTCATAATCGGCATCTTCAACGTTGGAATCGGCTTGAAATAGCGATCCAGCTTAAGCAAATCCCAGCGCGGCACCGGCAGTTCGTTGAGATCTTGCGAGTGTCCGCCGTAATAAACGGGTTTGAGGTCGTCATTCTGCACATCATCGAGAATCGTCGGCCAGAGCGCCTCACCCTCGCCCGACACCACAGCGTCGCAGTGCTGAAGCGCCTCTTCGATCATGAAACTGACGTGAATGCCGCCCATCACCACCCGAATTCCCCGCGCGCGACACTCGTCCGCAATTTGGTATCCGCGCTGAACATTGCGTGTGTAAGTCGTCATAGCCACCAGGTCGGTATCATCCGGAATGTGGAGCGGCTCGACGTTTTCATCCACAATCGTCACCTTGTGCGGTGCCGGCGTCAGTGCGGCCAGCGTCGGTAAGACGATATTTGGAAAAATCATAAATGGCTTGTGCTGCTGCCCCTTCTCCGGGTTGTAGTAGCGCGGCAACACCAAAAGAATGTTTAACGGACGATGCCGACCAAGTTTCTTGCGACGCCTGATTTGAACGACGACGGACATAGCAACGAGGGGTCTCCTTGGCGAATTTTTGAAAGTCTGGTG
This genomic stretch from Chloracidobacterium sp. harbors:
- a CDS encoding response regulator transcription factor, with protein sequence MERILVVDDDTELCELVAEYLAAEGFAVEVAHDGELGVKRATNEPFALLILDVMLPKLDGFETLKRIRAVSHVPTLMLTARGDDDDRIIGLESGADDYLAKPFNPRELVARIRAILRRTKPELLAEKLTVGDLELDCGARSVRKDGRPVAVTSVEFDILTQLLRHAGQIVSRDDLSLRALGRPFHPLDRSVDMHVSNLRKKLGPHADGSERIKSVRGVGYLYALCSSANKPRPHA
- a CDS encoding ferrous iron transport protein A, coding for MTLDTLEVGATARVERVRGGRAIVQRLQEMGMTTGVMVKVIRVAPLGDPLEVELRGYRLSLRKDEAAAVEVSAL
- a CDS encoding DUF190 domain-containing protein, producing MAARKLEGMAQALQIFIGDDDMWETEPLHRALVHRLRLAGAAGVTVTRGLAGFGLSGQIRAADRLGGATDLPVVVTVIDKPEHISGLLPIVDEMVRDGLVVRFDVEILRHRDDE
- a CDS encoding ferrous iron transport protein A, which produces MKRWLAALRPSTSPPVADRPLTLADVPAGDRVRIARLLDIAGAETLRERGLCETAEVRVITAGDPLVCSVLGVRMTLNRRTAQGVLVERLP
- the hemH gene encoding ferrochelatase, with protein sequence MNIRAFKRPQPPRPGVLLLNLGGPEKLADVEPFLRNLFSDPSIIRLPFPVLQRPVGWLIAKLRRRKSMRLYEQIGGGSPQRRITMAQAAALQDELARQGVGARVYVGMVCWHPLIESTFQQILQDRITHLVVLPLFPHFSVTTTGAAAKKLIGCFDQYGGVREMRRSYVTHYETEPGYIAALTDLIVDEMRRFPDPRPEAVQLLFSAHSIPTKYVERGDPYLRHHERTIAAVMTALERRLGVRPPHFLSFQSKVGPVRWLEPSTEDTIRRFAREGWEQILTVPISFVSEHIETLYELDIQYQALAREVGIPHFRRVPALNCHRAFIRGLASLARARLTAVHQYHLAEQAARG
- a CDS encoding ATP-binding protein — protein: MRTLFIKIFLWFWLAMAGLTVLVTVVGSLTASDVVWPGRRTLTAATTLYAETAVLLYEQQGAAAVEHYLRRVLETAKLQAALLDESGQPLAGAPPPDWPMGRDGARREDFTVVDGKTFLLRPVTGTGGRRYLLATVFDRNLLPPPPMWTRARVIRLVVFVLGSGVVCYGLAWYLTRPIGRLRRTAQRLAAGDLAARTGAKLGRLTDEIGGLARDFDAMAERIESLVTAQRRLFGDISHELRSPLARLRVALELAQRKAGEEARPYLERIERDAERLDELVGQLLALARLESEATLAESKMLDVAALTQEVATDADFEARAAGRTVTCRIASEAAHQRILGDEELLRRALENVMRNAVRHTPEGSSVEVTVDAKERNLLITVRDHGKGVPSDALEAIFKPFYRVETARDRASGGVGLGLAIAAQAVQLHGGCITAENLADGFQVTLALPTLGGVAVPAAG
- a CDS encoding aldehyde dehydrogenase family protein, producing the protein MSTSSTVASATATDAVPTYRMLIDGQLVAAEGGRVFHTLSPADGRPLAAVPHASIADAERAVQAARAAFELGTWRNADGSMRAKVLNRIADLLEAHLEDFAQLEASDQGKPAGYARALEIPVVIDTFRHFAGWADKIYGETIPVPAAGLDFTLREPIGVCVGFAPNNYPLALAAFKIAPALAAGNSMVLKPSPATPLTALKLGELCTAAGLPDGVLNIITEPGHDVAAYLLEHPDVDLISLTGGTETGKLVSRAAAGTLKRVLLELGGKSPFIICPDADLDLAVTGALMGTFYNSGQTCTASTRLFVHRSVYDEFLDRFAAAADRLVVGHPLDEATNNGPLVTRAQYEKVLSYIELGRREGARLVTGGVRPTNLPETGNYLRPTVFADARNDMRIAREEIFGPVAAVIPFEDEDDAVAQANDSIYGLAASVWTRDIKRGLNLMKSLRVGQVWINNHNIFFPHAPFGGYKQSGNAREGGAEALRHYTQVKNVYVELGDVLMSPF